A portion of the Pseudopipra pipra isolate bDixPip1 chromosome 1, bDixPip1.hap1, whole genome shotgun sequence genome contains these proteins:
- the RPP38 gene encoding ribonuclease P protein subunit p38, which translates to MSVIQQGTATLRKAKKITVKTCLDNPFVFQWKTIDGKDMHFILQTLEERIKHVGLKKIESPRRKKRSLTKKQMERKCDASTNELPKEEETESHQQKPGWTDISIRRQLAIGVNEVTKALERNELLLLLVCKSAKPAMITSHLIELSASRATPAGQVPRLSETVAPLLGLTSILALGFKKQSDKFTETIEAIIPKIPALEVPWFQYRTEESVACADTDSSENEEPDELAEALGDELTSQKRKRTESNQPDLSNVILQPLKIKKLVPNPNKIKKPPRKKKKAFSA; encoded by the coding sequence ATGTCTGTAATTCAGCAAGGGACGGCAACACTTCgtaaagcaaagaaaatcacTGTAAAAACATGTCTAGATAACCcctttgtttttcagtggaaaactaTAGATGGAAAAGATATGCATTTTATACTACAGACCTTAGAAGAAAGGATTAAACATGTTGGACTTAAAAAGATTGAGAgtccaagaaggaaaaaacGTTCCCTTacaaaaaaacaaatggaaagaaagTGCGATGCTAGCACCAACGAACTCCCTAAAGAGGAGGAAACAGAAAGCCATCAACAAAAACCAGGGTGGACTGACATAAGTATCAGAAGACAGCTTGCTATTGGAGTTAATGAAGTTACAAAAGCATTGGAAAGAAATGAACTGCTTCTCTTGCTGGTGTGCAAGTCTGCAAAGCCTGCCATGATCACATCGCATCTCATTGAGCTGAGCGCAAGTCGAGCCACACCCGCAGGCCAAGTGCCCCGGCTCAGTGAAACAGTCGCGCCACTTCTTGGCTTAACATCCATTTTAGCACTAGGCTTCAAAAAGCAGTCTGATAAATTTACTGAAACAATAGAAGCAATAATTCCAAAGATACCAGCACTGGAAGTGCCGTGGTTTCAGTACAGAACTGAAGAATCTGTGGCTTGTGCAGATACAGATTCTTCAGAAAATGAGGAACCCGATGAGCTTGCAGAGGCACTGGGGGATGAGCTCACAAGCCAGAAGCGGAAGCGTACAGAAAGCAATCAGCCTGATCTTTCAAATGTAATTTTGCAGCCTTTGAAAATCAAGAAACTTGTCCCAAATCCCAATAAGATAAAGAAACCACCTcgcaaaaagaaaaaagctttttcagcATAA